TAGTGAGATTACATCTAGAATAATAAGAAGTTAAGTATCTCATTCCATCCTAACAAGTCTAATGATAAATTCAATTGATAAATTCAATTAGggagaaatatattttctattcttatttaagagaaaaatacttgGTATTTGCATCATTTGATAATAGTTGTAAATTTACATTTCTATTTGggcataaaataaattatttcacaTCAATGTCTCGgtgttattattttgttatttacaaAAAATCAATATCTCGGTGTTATTATTTTgttctttacaaaaaaaaaattgtgtaataTCTTcgcatcatttatttttaacttaatatatttattctcaaacaCTTTTTCTATGGAGATTTCGcatttaataactattttttgttttatctttCTAATATGATAACGTTTTTTGGGTGATGATTGATAATTCAAACTTCTTAGTAAACTATTTGGTTGAATTGAaagattgttttttttctttgttttcattttagAATATCATCATCTTTAACTCTATTCAATCTAGAGTATGGATGTAAATTTGGGTTTTAGGTGCTTATAGACACATGAACCATCTTTTGAAAAGAGTAAAGTGGTTGATATTCAATATTGATCATTACTCAACCAAAAGATAAATTAAAGGTAAAGATATATAAACTCATAACCACATGTGTCCATCTGTGTTTGTCGAGCATCCATCCCATTTTCAGCCAATCCTCATTTCTTTTATGTTCTATACATGTGACTCACAGAGAGACATTGatgaaacaaataattaataatcaaattacattaTCATTTCtcacaaaacttatttttattgaaatttaatgttatatatattgacGAGCtgttatgttatattttttcgGAGATAGATCGAGTTGCGCTTAAGATGTTCATGTAaagaacaaaaaataaattataataacattaataatattggtgttaaaatttatacaatttcaatttttgataaattttaggTTCCAAAATATATCTAAAAATTTAGTTCATGAATAAACCAGTCTGGACATCTAGACTACTTGGTTAATTGAACTTCAATAAATGTCGGGTACAATTCATAACCTTTCACGGGAAACCCACATTAACTTTTTTGGTCATGAGATTTATTTTGTCTCCCTTTCTTTTCAATTATATCTTGGTAGCCaatgttattttctttagatAAAAGGACAGCTCTTCAAGAAGTTAATAACAAGCACTCAAactgaataataattatttaaattatatatatatatatatatatatatatatatataatatatatatatatatatatataatatatatatatatatatatatatatgtaaaatcaataatttatttcaaataataagagttactattatataagaataatagttatatatatttattgggtCCGATTcggtttaaattttttaaataactcaaacaaaatcaaatataatgtCACCCTATTTAATCCATCACATCACttaaatcattaactaaaatattaaaataccatatattttaaattattattttttattttatttatatataaatattttttaaatctttttaccaaaaataatcattaccttcTCAAAATGATCAACaatcattgttttttttcattttctagattttttaaataaccccaatccgaacaaggcatTGAATCGGTTGAAAACATCTAAAACggacaaatattattaaatttgttgatCTATAcctaacttttttaaataaccccaatccgaacCAGGCATTGTATCCGTTAAAAACATCTAATACGGACAAATAACAAGGCATTGGATCCGTTGAAAATATCTAAAACAAACtgacaaatattattaaattagttaatctatacctaattaaaatatattcaatttgcCCAGACTCAAATTCAGAGTCTGAGCGTTTTGAAATTGGaccaatattatttatataattaagtgaaattaatctaagaaaaataaaataaaaaatatcacttaaaaatgataattataaaagggtgagtttgtttatttaaataattaatatatttattttaatttgtaaatataaacacactttatatgtaaaattttatagattcttaaattttattaacacataatttcttaaaatcataaaattattataaattcaaaattgtaCAAACTATATAATTTCAACTccctataaaattataatattttaaaactttaacaGTGAgctcaaaattttaattgaaaaaacatAATAGTCTTGCATTAGCtatattttgtatattgttatatttgtcaacattttaacatatttatatattttatttattctgccttgtttatcatatttattttgattttttgggaGAAAGATTATTGATCTTTTATATTCTCCAATAGAGATATACATGAAGCAATATTAGAAAGTGACTAATGAGATAACAATTATCTTATccatacaattttaaaataatgaggTCAAATACTAACCATCTCCCCCATTCACTCAAACAAAAACAGAAATGGGTTAGCCACAAATATcacactttatttattattttgaataataataattgatgtttttttatttgtttcgaAGCTGAAAATAAGAATAGATTGtacaaatacaaatttttttttgacaaaatgaTAATTCTTACCCAATTGGTCACCAATCACCATGTTTATTtcgaatgaaaaagaaaaaagtggtTAACTATAATTGTCACACCTATAGTTAGAATGGTGTTGtcaattattaatgttttgactttaatatataaactaatgaaaaaaaaaatacaaagatctaattaattttatatggaCCACAACATGTAAATGTTTGACTTGGCTTATCTATTTTCATTGAACTTAAAAAGTTGTTATTGGATAgctgttaatttattatattaattttaacaaataagttattataaataaataaaatcatatatatatatatatatatatatatatataatttattaaattgaataatttaaatcaaataaaaaaataagacaaaatacTTAATAGTGTAAACAcaatcaatattattaaattaaatactatataattaaatataaacacGAAAATGACATTTCTAATGCTGACAGTAAACAAGAggcattgaaaaaaaaactgacTGGTCAAAGTTTGTTTtcgtttattatttatatataaagaagtTTGCTTTATGATCCacgaatttaattaatatttgaaattaaattattataataattaataaagacaTCAAATTGGATTTTCTTAGGTTGAAATAAGATTTTCGTACCTAACTCACGGTAAGAATCGACTTAAGAGATCGAGTTCGATTTCATCTGAAAGCGCTCATATTCCTTCAAATCTCATATtcttaagttaaaattataataaataaagttttgtctttatcatattaaaacatcattaactaattatatatactttgacatgtataaataaatatataatcactaaAGAAATAATAGAAGAgaagagtttgaatcttttgaTTCTCAAACCCGTAAAAttgaaatagaaaaatattaataaaagccctgaaatttaaaaaaaaaatcattttataagatcaataaaagttaatatagaGATAAGATAAACAATAAGAGCAGACAAACATAATCATCCGTTACAATTCAAATACTTTTATTGAAATATGAACAATGAATGTGATGTGGAAGAAAACAACATGGTCTACAAGTACAAGgtgaatataaaaataacaacaaagatTGAGAATGTAAATCGTAATATTTGAttgtaattttgtttaattactatcattcaaaaactttatgGTCGTTTGTTtgtcatattataattaaagttagggtttgtctagtttttatttttgatcatataattttttaatttttttttaataaaatggtaataaaccgtttttcaaaaaaattatcactaatttaatttaaattttatcgaAAGACTACCTTATTTAAACGAATTAGAATTTTGACTACCGAATTTTAGAAAATTCGTagttaaaatacttaatttactGAAATTCACTAGTTATATTAGtgacattaattatttatttataaaaatttcgtaaataataagttaaaacgGTTTGAagcaattaaaataaaatcttatttttatataactttaaattttaaaagtctaaatttattaaaaaaaaaaaatacaaaatctcaGTTATCTCAGTCCTAATTTGAccaaaaagtaaaataaagaaataataagttaaaacggtttgaaagcaattaaaataaaatcttatttttatataactttaaactttaaaagtctaaaatttattaaaaaaaatacaaaatctcaGTTATCCCAGTCCTAATTTGaccaaaagtaaaataaaaaaataataagttaaaacggtttgaaagcaattaaaataaaatcttatttttatataactttaaactttaaaagtctaaaatttatttaaaaaaaaaataaaaaatttcagttcTCCCAGTCCTAATATGATAATTTGACCAAaagtaaaataaagaaataatataataatagattaagaTAAGATTGTATGTTAATGAAATATGAactaataaattcataattaagcTAAGATTAGATTGAAgttacttaattaaataaaagcaTTAATAAGTCGTTTCGCATTTCCCTCCTATAAAAACGCACGCAACTCCACAAGTTTCCTCTTTTACCGTTTGCTTCAACTCTTCTTCATCAGATTCCATTCCATTCCataattctctctctatctgGTCCAAGTAACTTGCAGTCGGCTCCATAATTACAGCCTTACAGGTAGCTAGCTATCATTTGCATGATTTGCGCTCTGTTTTTACTCGtaagatcatcatcatcatcttcactCGTAAGATTAGCTTCATTATAAACTCTACGTATTCggattttcagatttttttcattcatttatgCGCCTTCAGCTTCTTGATTATGTATTACGATGAATTCTGATTTCTTCTTCAAGTACGATGCCCTAGACTATGTCAATCTAGGTCTAGGTCTTAATTAACGTGTAAACTTATAGTTTCTCCTTTCCGTAACCGTAACATGATATTTGTTCTTCTCACAGTTTTCAGTGATTGATTTGTTCGTTTTAAACTTTAATGTATCGGCGTTTTCGTCAGGAGTGAATCAGTTTTGACTCCAGAGAGCTGCTGATTCGTCTGAAAATGCCATCTGATTGTGCCGATTCATCAGATCAAGAGAAAGAGCCTTTTGTTGAAGTTGATCCGTCTGGACGTTTTGGTCGGTATGATGACCTGCTTGGTTCCGGCGCTGTGAAGAGAGTTTACAGGGCGTTTGATCAACGAGAAGGGAGAGAAGTGGCGTGGAATCAAGTTAGGCTAATGAAATTCAGTCATGATCCGAAAACTATCAAGAGGCTTCAATCTGAGATCTCATTGCTGAAGACATTAAGGAATGATAACATCATTGTTTTGTGCAGTTTCTGGATGGATAAAGAGCGAAACACATTGAATTTCATCACTGAGGCTTTCACATCTGGGAGTTTGAGAGACTTTAGGAAGAAGCATAGGCATGTATCGATTAAAGCCATGAAGAAATGGTCAAGACAGATACTCAATGGCTTAGATTATCTCCATACTCACGATCCTTGCGTCATCCATAGAGATCTTAACTGCAGTAACATCTTCATCAATGGTAACATAGGGAAGGTACGTGTAATCGTGTGTGTTTCTTCCCTGCATATTCTTTTCAGTAACGAGAATTGAAGTTACATAGTATAAATGTGCAGGTTAAGATCGGTGACTTAGGATTGGCAACAATAGTAGGTAAAAGCCATCATGCACATTCATTGCTAGGAACACCAGAATATATGGCGCCTGAACTGTACGAAGAAGAATACACAGAGCTAGTTGATATATACTCCTTCGGGATGTGTTTGCTAGAAATGTCAACAATGGAGATACCGTATAGTGAATGTGACAGTATAGCCAAAATATACAAGAAGGTAACAACAGGCATTATGCCTCAAGCAATGAACAAAGTGCTAGATCTCGAATTGAAGGCATTCATACAGAAATGTATTGGTCAACCAAGGGAAAGACCTTCAGCTAGTGAACTTCTCAAAGATCCATTTCTATGTGAAGTTGATATTGATCAGgagaatgaaatgatgtctCTTTCCATTAGCACCAAACCTAATGATCCGTTGCCAGAAAGCTTAAGATGCAAACAAACAGCTTGATTTCGAAGATGATGATGACAACAAACAAGGCAAGTTGTTTGACATACTGTTTTCTTTACTGTTTTTTAGtaaacatattataatatttggtgGTTCTATTTTAGTATTGCATGCTTTGCATTGCATCTCTAATTGTTGCATTTCTCTATATTAGTAAGTAGAATCATCATCCTCTAATACATTGATTTTATGGTACAATAAATCATGCTAAAACCTTTTCTTTTGAGTGAttaaagttgaaattattttggTACAATGATTTATGAgatgaatttattcaaatgCATTTACTTTTGAATACTTATCTTAGTAGAAAAGAAAATAGTTTGATACAATAGCTTAAACAACTTGTATTGTATCTAATTAGACCAAAATGCCCCTCTCTTATATGGTCAATACTATAAGACAAAAGGGTATAATAGGTATATGATATAAGGAAGAAACACCAAACATACAACTAATAATATGGCTTCAATTTGAAAGAGTTGGAGCTTAGCTAATCTTTGCCTTGTGAATCAATAAGAACTTGTCCGTTAACAAAGTGTTGACGACAAACAGGCATATACAAATCGCAACCCCCGATCAACTCAGTCTCCTTTTCGTCGGTTTTCCTCAATGTAAAGAAAGCCCGTTTCCCACAAATCTCGCATCGAGCTGTCAATTTCGTTACAGAATCAGCTAGTGGCACGATATCAAGTACTGAACCAAAGCTCCTTCTGATAACATcacaaacaaataaacaaaccaTGTTAGTAAAACAACAAAACTTAAGAAACAAAAGACAGTAAATTTGAGAACCTTAAATAGTCACCATCCAAGCCAGCAACTATGACAATTTTGCCATCCTGGTCTGCTGCTTTGCAGCAGAAATCATATAGATCATCAAAGAATTGTGCCTCATCAATCCCAATTACATCCAACTGTCCACCACATAAAACAACATCAAATAAGTTGTTGAATCAAATTAACCCTAAATTATGAAACTATAAAGTAACCACCTTTTGATAATCATCTGATCCGAATTGATCTCTAAACGATGAGAGATTCGTTAATGGCCAGCAAGGGAATTTAGTACCATCATGAGTTACGACCGAATCAACCGCGTATCTCGTATCTTTACTCGATTTGATAATCGCAACATTTCTACAATAATCATGTCATgatcaaatatttgtttgatattcataaaaacaaacaaagatcTGCAAAAAGTAAGCAATCACCTTCCGTTATTAGCTTCAGATCTGACTCGCCGTAGAAGAGCGGTCGTTTTCCCAGCAAACATTGGACCGATGATTAGGTGAACTTCTCCGGGAGTAGCGTCGCCGTCGACAACAAGTGAGGCGATGGAATTAGCAGATTTGTGAGACGacattttttggttttttctaGGTTTTGGTTGGGAGAGAGCGGGAGTGAGTTGCTGAGAATGGcgggaatatatatatatatataattgagagTTGAGAGTTCAGACAATGAGTCGTGCTGTAGAAGTCAATATGagatttgatattttcaaagtttgaaataTGGAGGTTTGGATCATTGAAGCACTATTTTTAGGGATTTGCGCAATTAAAGGTAACCAGTAGAGGGATAATGAAATTGGGACGTGGGTGAAGAAGAAAGGgggtataataataatatttcatattttagtcCGGCCCAATAATTATAATTGGTTACATCCGATTTGTTCGGATAGATACTGTTTTTCATACAtggtaattaaatattatattttacaagaattttaaatttatttttttaataatattaaaaaatttgtttatatatatatatttttaaatatagtatATCTCGGCTCTGATTTGTATTGTCATccctataattataattttaaatagtaattatatatatatattagaagaTGTGAATAAGTTAGagaatgaaatgaagaaaataagaCATTGTAATGGTAGATTTAAAAaccaaacaattatttattttactgtTATTGATATATTcctacattatatatatatatatatatatatttatttatttatttttggaaaaccaCTAgactatattttaatatatatttgtaaaaaattgTTGGtagacaatatattatatttaattatatattaataatactataaatgtggttgtgtttattaatattattattattatatataattaaatataatatattttctataaaaaaatgttacaaatatatattaaatatatttttcttacaataagtttttaaatatttattatgtatatcttgctctaaatttaatattaaatctgatatatatatattaaaatatttaattattggttACAGTGTaaagataattataaaatttatttgaagagATGATGCAAATAAATTATGTCCTTTTAATCCATTagtccaaaatatatataaatatatattatttgttaggtttatttatgatatttgtgtagtaaatatataataataataataataataataataataataataataataataataataataatgcttaatttcatatagaattatatatatatatatatatatatatatatatatatatatatatatatatatatatatgaaaataaatgaatacttgaaaaacaaaacaaatagaatcattaacaaatcatttaattcatatatatatatatataataaactttaatagaaaagaaattattttttattttaaaaataaatttaattaaataaaattattaattcaaatttatttaaaacaataataaaaaatcaatattaataatatttttttaattattagtcatataaattatatatgcatatacaaattataaatatgaatcaaccaTCTTAAGTGGTCTAGTGATAAAAGTGTTAATGTTACATAATGGAAACCATGGTTTAAATTTCGTTAggcaaaaattttaaaatattaaaaatgattaatggTATATGAAATAAGAATGTTGATTTATCAAAGTAAGGAGATGGTTGGATGCAAATGATATTGATTAAAATTTGCAATGAAATTGGTGGGTGGGTAAATGATATTCACAAAATTAGAGGTCGATTAAGATGCATGGTTAAAATATACGATGAAATTGGTGGGTAATGACATTTAGGATATGGAAGGATATAGTTTGTTAtttgttgatttgaccgaaatgaaaaTGTAAAGTCACtagattagaggtcaattgaggtgaataaaaatatgtaatgagatggttggttagtcgaagtgagtaTGTCACACGATGAGAGGTCGATAGGAGATTGGTAggccaaagtgagggtaaaagagattgataatAATATACCAAATTAAAAGTTTAAGGTCACGGTATGAGATGTTCATTTATGGTggataaatatgaaatgagatgGGCTGGTCAGTCGAAGTGAAGATAAGTAAATCgatttgtttattgtaaaatatgtgagaaaattaaTTGTCTGACTAAAGTAAAAGTAAagtctcgagatgagaggtcgattgagattagtgagataaaaatgtggaatgagatggttttgGTTAATCGAAGTAAATAAGGTCACAATataagaggtcgattggggGATTAATgggtcaaagtgagggtaaaagagattgataacgttgaagatggttgatttgaccgaaatgaaattgtgtaaggtcacacaatatgagaggttgattagggtgtggataaatatggaatgagacgGTTAGTTATCCGAAGTGAGGATATAAAAGCCAacttgtatattataaaatatgtgaggagatgggTCACGAGACAAGAGGTCAGTTGGGGATTGGTGACCAAAGTGAAGAGTAAAAGAGATTTGTGATGTTgaagatggttgatttgaccgaagtgtAATGTCacatatgagaggtcgattattGGGGTGAATAAATATTGAATGAGATGGATGGTTAGCCGAATTGAGAATAAAGAAGGTCGAATTGTacattgtaaaatatgttaggagatgagttgtttgatgaAGTGAAAACAAGGTCTCGAGATTAAAGGTCGATTGTGAATTGGTGGAttaatgtgaaatgagatgaaTGGTTAAccgaattgaggataaagaatgtcggattgtatattgtaaaatatgttaggaGATGAGTTCTTAGACGAAGTGAAAGCAAAGTCTCGAGATAAGAGGTCAATTATGAATtagtggataaatgtggaatgagatggttaattaGTCAAAGTGAAAATAAGGTAACGAGATAAGAGGTCAATTGAGGTGAATAAATGTGTGATGAGATGTATGGTTAGCCAAAGTGAGGATAAGAGTGTCAgcttgtatattataaaatatgtgagaaaatgagttgtttgatgaagtgaaagtaaggtcttcgagagaataaatgttgattgtgattggtgaataaatatggaatgagatgatttttGATTAGTCGAAGTGAAAATAAGGTAAAGAGATAGAGGTCGATATGGAAAGAAATTGAcattggtggttaaaatatgcgagaagattagttgtttgaccgaagtgaaagttaAAGTCACGAGATAAGAAGTCCGATTTGAATAggtagataaatgtggaatgagataaTTAATCAGTTTGAGTATTGTAAGGTCAC
Above is a genomic segment from Impatiens glandulifera unplaced genomic scaffold, dImpGla2.1, whole genome shotgun sequence containing:
- the LOC124917498 gene encoding probable serine/threonine-protein kinase WNK11 encodes the protein MPSDCADSSDQEKEPFVEVDPSGRFGRYDDLLGSGAVKRVYRAFDQREGREVAWNQVRLMKFSHDPKTIKRLQSEISLLKTLRNDNIIVLCSFWMDKERNTLNFITEAFTSGSLRDFRKKHRHVSIKAMKKWSRQILNGLDYLHTHDPCVIHRDLNCSNIFINGNIGKVKIGDLGLATIVGKSHHAHSLLGTPEYMAPELYEEEYTELVDIYSFGMCLLEMSTMEIPYSECDSIAKIYKKVTTGIMPQAMNKVLDLELKAFIQKCIGQPRERPSASELLKDPFLCEVDIDQENEMMSLSISTKPNDPLPESLRCKQTA
- the LOC124917499 gene encoding thymidine kinase-like; protein product: MSSHKSANSIASLVVDGDATPGEVHLIIGPMFAGKTTALLRRVRSEANNGRNVAIIKSSKDTRYAVDSVVTHDGTKFPCWPLTNLSSFRDQFGSDDYQKLDVIGIDEAQFFDDLYDFCCKAADQDGKIVIVAGLDGDYLRRSFGSVLDIVPLADSVTKLTARCEICGKRAFFTLRKTDEKETELIGGCDLYMPVCRQHFVNGQVLIDSQGKD